The sequence GCAGCGCCAGGCCGCGGGCCACGTCGGGCACCACCATGCGCGGGCGCTTTTGAGTCTGTGCGACGGCCCGTTCGCTGCCGGGAGCGGGTGTATTGGCGGCGGGGGACGCAGACGGCACTGGCCGTTCGGAAAATTCGGGGCGGTGGGGCGGGTTTAAGGGGGAGTCTGGAGAATTCATCCCCTTCAACGTAGGACAACCCGCTCGGCGGGGGAGTCCTCCGCAGGGAGGATTTCCGGCTACTGTTCGGCGCGATCCGCGAGCGTGGCGCGGATGGGCCGGGCCAGCTGGGTCATGCGGTGGCGCCCGCGCAGCTCGATGGACTTCATGAAGGTCCAGCGGGCCTGCTCGGCCTCGTTCGCGGTCTTCAAGGTGGCGGCGTTGGTCAGCACGCGGCCGGGGGTGTCCTTGGCCAGCTCGGTCAGGCGCGCCGCCTCGTTGACCGCGTCACCGATGACGGTGTACTCGAAGCGGTCGTGGCCGCCGATGTGCCCGGCCACGACGTGCCCGGAGGCAACGCCGATGCCTGCCTGCAGCTCGAGGCCGCGCAGCTCGCGGCGCAGTTCGCGGGCGGCCTGCAGGGCCATGGACGTCGAGTCGTAGACGTTGCTCGGCGCGCCGAAGACGGCGAGTGCCGCATCGCCCAAGAACTTGTTGATGATCCCGTCGTTGCGGTGCACGATGGCCACCACCCGCTGGAAGAACTTGTTGAGCTCTTCGACCACTTCCTCCGGCTCGTGGCTAACGGCGAAGTCGGTGGACCCGATGACATCGATAAACAGCACCGCCACCTTGCGGTCCTCGCCGCCGAGCTGGGGGCGCTCCTCCAGCGCGCGGTCGGCGACCTCGGTGCCCACGAACCGGGAGAACGTCTCGCGGATGTGCTCGCGCTCGCCCAGCCCGCGCATCATCTCGTTGAAGCCCGCCTGCAGCACGCCGAGCTCCGAGCCGTCGTAAATGTCCACCTCGACGGAGCCGTCGCCGCGGCGGGCGCGGTTGATGGCCTCCTGCAG is a genomic window of Corynebacterium massiliense DSM 45435 containing:
- a CDS encoding adenylate/guanylate cyclase domain-containing protein: MKRLLRGVRWLMGTQWPVYAALVLGANIVGAIAVMTFVFYFLPMPEIDGLTKQLPNLVMVGALYLVFAVIVGMIVTFLLFRPVLDWQRNPRAHDRNMVRNLVMRIPVYQAGVAAAVWLIGIIIAVSSIASYSGRLSLAIGISTVLAGMVVVLITYLQAERLVRPVAATAISRRYEDSTLEPPIRQRLLLTWAMTTGVPVLGILLLVAGQRAGYFTPHIEDLTPALVALALTALGTGLLGTVFVAMSVVDPIVELQEAINRARRGDGSVEVDIYDGSELGVLQAGFNEMMRGLGEREHIRETFSRFVGTEVADRALEERPQLGGEDRKVAVLFIDVIGSTDFAVSHEPEEVVEELNKFFQRVVAIVHRNDGIINKFLGDAALAVFGAPSNVYDSTSMALQAARELRRELRGLELQAGIGVASGHVVAGHIGGHDRFEYTVIGDAVNEAARLTELAKDTPGRVLTNAATLKTANEAEQARWTFMKSIELRGRHRMTQLARPIRATLADRAEQ